In the genome of Oncorhynchus gorbuscha isolate QuinsamMale2020 ecotype Even-year linkage group LG05, OgorEven_v1.0, whole genome shotgun sequence, the window CTCAAGGCCAACTATGTCAGAGCCAAGCTGCTGAGGAGCGTGGACGACTCCCAGCCCTGCAGTTTCCGGTACTACGCTGAGATGGACGCTGTGCTGGGGAGAAACTGTGCAgtggatgggatgggaggagggtgccattttggatctcCTGAAGGGATAGGAGGACTAGGAGGAGGGCTCCATTTTGGGTCTgaagggataagaggaggaggacgCCATTTTGGATCTCCTGATAGGATAGTAGGAGGGCGACATTTTGGGTCTGTCGATGGAATAGGAACAGAACCCCATTCTGGATCTCCTGAGGGGATAGGAGGACGACAGTCGCGCTATCTGGTCTCTGAggtgaaggtggaggaggaggaggaggaggacagagaggcagaagaCACAGACGACTACGAGTCCAACAGCATAGGAATCAACGGTCAGCCACTGGCGGGCTCGGGTGGAAGACGCCATGATGTTTTTATAGACCGCCTCAATGTCTATCATGAACCTGTTGGTGTGTATTCTACTGTCTGTCACACTTTCTTCTGTCAGTACCACTGATTTTCATTGTATTTATCATTAGTAACAAATCTTAGATTTGTTTTTCACTGAGCTCCAACCTCAGATAGAAGTGGAAGTATAAAACAATACTGAATGTATTAAAACAGTTGATCTAGTCTTTATACAATACTGACTGTATTAACACAGTTGATCTAGTCTTTATACAATACTGACTGTATTAAAACAGTTGATCTAGTCTTTATACAATACTGAATGTATTAAAACAGTTGATCTAGTCTTTATACAATACTGACTGTATTAACACAGTTGATCTAGTCTTTATACAATACTGACTGTATTAAAACAGTTGATCTAGTCTTTATACAATACTGACTGTATTAACACAGTTGATCTAGTCTTTATACAATACTGACTGTATTAAAACAGTTGATCTAGTCTTTATACAATACTGACTGTATTAAAACAGTTGATCTAGTCTTTATACAATACTGACTGTATTAACACAGTATAGCTAGTCTTTATACAATACTGACTGTATTAACACAGTATAGCTAGTCTTTATACAATGTAATACTGACTGTATTAACACAGTATAGCTAGTCtgtatacaatacaatactgacTGTATTAACACAGTTGATCTAGTCTTTATACAATACTGACTGTATTAACACAGTATAGCTAGTCtgtatacaatacaatactgacTGTATTAACACAGTATAGCTAGTCTTTATACAATTTCATATCAAATGTTACAATGTTGGGAAAATGAAGCTTAAATGGACTATAATGATTATCTCGTTCATCTCTTGGTTGCAGGTCATCCATTAGAGGTGGACCTGAGCTCCAGAtgcccctccccccaccacccccaccaccaccccacccggcctcccctcttcctccacccccagACCCTAGCCCTGGCCGTGGCAGCACCATCCCCTCCACCCAGTCCCTGGAGCCTGCGTTGAAGCACCTGGCAGACTGCTTCCAGAGGCTGGTCTCAGAGTCCCGGGGGCTGCTGGTGCAGCTGGAGGGCCAGAGGCAGGAGCAGGtcagagacagatatatatatatatgatacatcccaaattgtaccctattacctatacagtgcactactttataggggatagggtgtcattttggactCACACATGCAGTTCTGTTAAACTGGGATGGCATGTTAGCACCATTGAGCATACCATATATCCATTCACGATGACTATTTAGATTCATGTTAGACATTCGGTCAGTCATAGTATTGCTTTAAAAACATTGGAAGATTGCTCATGAGCAGCTAACGTGGCTGCCATGTAATTATAGTCAAGTAAATCATTCATAATGCTTTTGATAGCAACCTCAATGTCTAAACTGTATCTATCGGTGgggtcgttccacctcaaaaTGCACCCGAAAGAGGATTTCAACACCCACTATCTCAAAATAATTTATGTAGTTCGAAAacagataagattagcattcTTACAACATTATTATtctgttgaaatataattttatCTCAGCAAAATTAAgctgattgcacccaaattggctaTTTTAAGTTCTAGAATTCAAAtcaaaaatcacatttttttcatttgtcacatgcgctgaatacataccaggcggtgatgtaaccagtcaggaagctctcgatggtgcagctgtagaaccttttgaggatctgaggacccatgccaaatattttcagtctcctaggaggggggtggggggggggggttaggttttgtcttcacgactgtcttggtgtgcttggaccatgttagtttgttgttgatctGGACACTAAGGttacttgaagctctcaacctgctcccctCAGCCCGTCAATAAGAATGGGGAGTGTGCTCGGGACTCTTtttccctgtagtccacaatcatctcattttTATTaattacgttgagggagaggtttgtgtaatattcaataaatatagtacaaAACATCCAATTTGGACTAAAACGATGAGCATATATCTATGgtctccacctgttgtattcggcgcatgtgacaagaaAAAAAGGATTAATTTAATTTGGAATCCAATTTGAGTACGATATGAGGATTCCAAAGAAATGGTCAAAATCCACCCACGGACCACCCGTGCAAATAccaccccaacaaccagtatatAGTATTAGTTCTCTGTCTGACCGATAAGAGGGGAGTTGCTGCTCAGTGTATTGTTTCATCATCTTATGTAATGTGTTCTCAGTGAATTTAGTGATGGGTCCCTTACCGTgttctgaccactagatggtgctgTTACTGCTATTAGGAACAGCGCCATTGAGGAACAGCAACTCCCTaaatgttaaagggatagttcaccaaaatgacattggtttccttaccctatAAGCAGTCCATGGACAAGGTACGACAGGGAACAGAGAAACACTGAGAAAGAAACGATAATCAGAGCTGCAGCCCCATACTACAGGTCAGACAGAACTCATAATACagagccttcggaaagtattcggaccccttgactttttccacattttgttacgttacagccttattctaaaaatcgATTTAATAGTTTTGTTtcctcaatctacatacaataccccataatgacatcacaatacctcataatgacatcacaatatctcataatgacatcacaataccccataatgacatcacaatacctcataatgacatcacaataccccataatgacaaaagcaaaaactttttttttgtgcattttttttgcaaatgtattaaaaataaaaaccttaaatatcacatttacataagtattccgaccttttactcagtactttgttgaagcacctttggcagcgattacagcctcaagtcttctcgggtatgacgctacaagcttggtacacctgtatttggggagtttgtccCATTCTTCTCCAGACCTGACGCTTGgcgttcaggccaaagagttcaatctcggAGCTAGAAGCAtaaacatttcgctacacacacaataacatctgctaatcacgcgTTAGTGaccaataaaaatatatttggaatcttggt includes:
- the LOC124035324 gene encoding uncharacterized protein LOC124035324 translates to MNPPIINSTNSVTTSTKRKREAERSVNWTVEETQVLLCAWSDEQVQKSLAENVRNRHVFKHLSTRMCDLGFSRSPHQCRLRVKTLKANYVRAKLLRSVDDSQPCSFRYYAEMDAVLGRNCAVDGMGGGCHFGSPEGIGGLGGGLHFGSEGIRGGGRHFGSPDRIVGGRHFGSVDGIGTEPHSGSPEGIGGRQSRYLVSEVKVEEEEEEDREAEDTDDYESNSIGINGQPLAGSGGRRHDVFIDRLNVYHEPVGHPLEVDLSSRCPSPHHPHHHPTRPPLFLHPQTLALAVAAPSPPPSPWSLR